In the genome of SAR324 cluster bacterium, the window AACCTTCCCAACGTAGCAGGCTGACCACGTCAATAGGCCACCCATCAATATATTCCGGCATATCTTCTACATACTTGATTCTCATCATTGTACGGAATACGACCCAATCATATGTTCCACCTGAAGCTGCTAAGACAATCTTTTCCCCAAACGACTGCAACCAGTTTTTTAAACCCTTTGGATGCGAAACTACCCAGTCTAGGTCGCCTTTGAAAAATTGGGTTTTGCCTGATTCTTTGTACGTGTGATCACTCATGTCTGTAAGAATAAATCTGTCGACTACGTTTTCTTTTAGCCAACGATCCATATGGGATTCATCATAGTCAGTGAATTCTGCATAAAATGCTCGTGTTCCATCATACGAGACAAATCCAATACTCATTGGGGTGGTTTGCTGGTGCAGACGAGTTACTTCAAGATCATAGAATAAAATCAAAAATCCTCCTGGTACTCATCGTTTAAAAATTTGAATTCATAGGTCGAAACTCGAAGTAAACATTGGAGAAAGGATAGGGTTTACTTTGAAGAAGCACCTCCGCATCAATAGAAGTAAAGGAAGAAGGATGCGGGGGTGTTAGGGTATTATCAAACTCATAAATTTCCAGTAATTCCCTACGAATTTAGACAACACTCATCAACCAATTATCAATTAGTTTGTATATTTAAATTTCTTGATATATTTATAATTAAATTTTAATAAATGATTAGAACCCAAAAGCAATATGCTGCGACACAATGGCTAAGCTGATTCAGTGGTTCTTTCACTGAACTTCATTCACAAATCCAGTCAGTGAAATAATTCGTGGGAAATATCAGACAGCGTGGATATTTCCCACATTTCAGGCTTGTATTCGTTCACCCGCACCATGAGAGGTTTGTATGTCACCTGCAAATTTCCGTCGTTGGAGAAGGATCTTGATCTGGAGTACTTTGACTGGAAGTACAGTGTGGTTACTGGGTTTGATAAGTGCCTGGAACCCTAAACTAATTGCCTCCCTTTACAGTATTATTGGTCTTTAACTATCCAAGACAACCAGCCCGTTCAGCTG includes:
- a CDS encoding 3'-5' exoribonuclease, translated to MILFYDLEVTRLHQQTTPMSIGFVSYDGTRAFYAEFTDYDESHMDRWLKENVVDRFILTDMSDHTYKESGKTQFFKGDLDWVVSHPKGLKNWLQSFGEKIVLAASGGTYDWVVFRTMMRIKYVEDMPEYIDGWPIDVVSLLRWEGYDPEEEYFKENFIGASDRSNKHNALEDARVIRDVYLKLEAKHSKRYVR